From a region of the Streptococcus ruminantium genome:
- a CDS encoding SLOG family protein: MKSLLVTGYRHMDLGIFSEKDTRLLIIKSVIRRDFIRFLEDGTNWFILTGQLGFEYWCLEVLEELKEEGYDFYVATIFMLENHGEQWNDANQLKLIRFKQVDFVKFAYPRYENPSQFRDYNQFLLDNTMGIYLFYDPENETNLKYLYHAVLKKEGYNKKVLTFEELNEAAEKFSNSE; encoded by the coding sequence ATTAAGAGCCTTTTAGTGACAGGCTATAGACACATGGATTTAGGAATTTTTTCAGAAAAAGATACTCGTTTACTGATTATTAAATCTGTTATTCGACGAGATTTCATTCGTTTTTTGGAAGATGGGACCAATTGGTTTATCCTGACAGGTCAATTGGGATTTGAATACTGGTGTTTAGAAGTTTTGGAGGAATTAAAAGAGGAAGGTTATGATTTTTATGTCGCAACGATATTTATGTTAGAGAACCACGGAGAACAGTGGAATGATGCCAATCAGTTGAAATTGATTCGGTTTAAGCAAGTTGATTTTGTCAAATTTGCCTATCCAAGGTATGAGAATCCTAGCCAATTCAGAGATTATAATCAGTTTTTATTGGATAATACAATGGGAATCTATCTATTTTACGACCCCGAAAATGAAACAAATTTGAAATATTTATATCATGCGGTCTTAAAAAAGGAAGGGTATAATAAGAAAGTGCTTACCTTTGAAGAACTGAATGAGGCTGCTGAAAAATTTTCAAATTCTGAGTGA
- the gpsB gene encoding cell division regulator GpsB: protein MASIKFTTKDILEQDFKIGFRGYDSDEVNDFLDDIMKDYDAYEAIIKELKGEIARLKAQVANASKAALPTEESNDVLRTERQSSATNFDILRRLNRLEKEVFGKQIVQD, encoded by the coding sequence ATGGCAAGTATTAAATTTACGACAAAAGATATTTTAGAGCAAGATTTTAAAATTGGTTTTCGTGGATATGACTCAGATGAGGTTAATGATTTTCTTGATGACATCATGAAGGACTATGATGCTTACGAAGCGATTATCAAGGAGTTAAAAGGTGAAATTGCTCGTTTGAAAGCACAGGTGGCTAACGCTTCTAAGGCGGCTCTTCCTACTGAAGAATCTAATGATGTACTCCGCACAGAACGTCAATCTTCAGCAACAAATTTTGATATTCTCCGTCGCCTCAATCGTTTGGAGAAAGAAGTATTCGGAAAACAAATCGTTCAGGACTAA